One Fusarium poae strain DAOMC 252244 chromosome 4, whole genome shotgun sequence DNA window includes the following coding sequences:
- a CDS encoding hypothetical protein (TransMembrane:7 (o6-27i34-52o64-84i96-115o127-146i158-176o188-209i)~BUSCO:43607at5125), translating into MGAWNLFRVLGDLSHALSKCILIFAIHRNRSAEGVSLITQVLYALVFCTRYLDLFRESVPWNIVFKIFYILSSIYILAIMQWIYPRSREREVSWKIGAVILGGSFVLSPIVMFIFERGEHRGFQTWMWVFSQILESVCVLPQLLLLRQTTVPTVIDSFYLVALGSYRALYCLNWFIREFEMHGRGPNIISVIFGVIQTALYIDFAWVYYTRQRVKLRGGGIVDADDMSRSWLLRRIFGKRFAHDEEDDEENGPGGFDDDQGGNRRGARPKWGARGISVSADDGVLEQERHNRDHDELGGPVDPDAKMQDPDELARALDDDDDENTPLRPGQTEGQPSGLQGGEGWRD; encoded by the exons ATGGGCGCGTGGAAC CTCTTCCGTGTTCTGGGCGACTTGTCCCACGCCCTCTCGAAATGcatcctcatcttcgccATCCATCGTAACCGCAGCGCCGAGGGTGTCTCCCTCATCACGCAGGTCCTCTACGCTCTAGTCTTCTGCACCCGCTATCTTGACTTGTTTAGAGAGAGTGTGCCGTGGAACATTGTGTTCAAAATTTTCTACATCCTCTCGTCGATTTATATTCTGGCTATCATGCAATGGATCTACCCTCGTTCTCGCGAGCGAGAGGTCTCTTGGAAGATTGGCGCTGTCATTCTTGGCGGCTCCTTCGTCCTGTCGCCAATCGTCATGTTCATCTTTGAGAGAGGTGAACACCGAGGTTTCCAGACC TGGATGTGGGTGTTTTCTCAAATTCTCGAATCCGTCTGTGTCCTCCCtcagctcctcctcctgaGACAGACAACCGTACCCACCGTTATCGACTCCTTCTACCTCGTCGCCCTCGGTTCCTACCGCGCGCTCTACTGTCTTAACTGGTTCATCCGCGAATTCGAAATGCACGGCCGAGGACCCAACATCATTTCCGTCATCTTTGGCGTCATTCAGACTGCTCTCTACATCGACTTTGCCTGGGTTTACTACACTCGCCAGCGCGTCAAGCTTCGTGGTGGCGGTATCGTTGACGCTGATGATATGAGCCGCAGCTGGCTTCTCCGTCGTATCTTTGGCAAGCGCTTCGCCCACGACGAagaggacgatgaggagaATGGTCCTGGTGGCTTTGATGACGACCAGGGCGGTAACAGGCGCGGGGCTCGTCCCAAGTGGGGAGCTCGTGGTATTTCAGTCAGCGCAGACGATGGTGTTCTCGAGCAAGAACGACACAACCGCGACCACGATGAGCTTGGTGGCCCAGTCGATCCCGATGCCAAGATGCAGGATCCCGATGAGCTTGCGCGAGCGcttgacgacgatgacgacgagaaTACACCTCTACGACCTGGTCAAACAGAAGGCCAACCCAGTGGTCTCCAGGGCGGCGAAGGCTGGCGCGACTGA
- a CDS encoding hypothetical protein (SECRETED:SignalP(1-19)) — MRLPAFCAALWLVCATALTVPNILEKFEDKVPTTPKYFREPGEHQHYDLKYFVEALEPAAQNARIKVLMQTYLATLRDLGVQTWLMHGSLLGWWWGKKVMPWDLDADVSVTESDMYFLSAYYNKTIYYYQYDGCPDGCFFQFDINPHFKHRGKDDWRNVIDARWVDMQTGLFIDITAVRYDPGHERGEGVMYDKHDHEFKDKYIFPLLDTTFEGVPAKIPYRYKEMLTSEYGLAAVSDTDYNGYRFDTQRMQWLPIN, encoded by the exons ATGAGATTACCGGCCTTTTGCGCCGCACTCTGGCTTGTCTGTGCTACTGCTCTAACCGTCCCCAACATCCTTGAAAAGTTTGAAGATAAGGTGCCGACAACACCAAAATACTTTC GGGAACCTGG AGAACACCAACACTATGACTTAAAGTATTTCGTAGAAGCTCTGGAGCCAGCAGCACAAAATGCACGCATCAAGGTCCTCATGCAGACATATCTAGCTACACTTCGAGATCTAGGTGTCCAGACATGGCTGATGCATGGCTCTCTACTTGGTTGGTGGTGGGGAAAGAAG GTCATGCCGTGGGACTTGGATGCTGACGTCTCAGTGACTGAATCCGACATGTACTTTCTTTCCGCCTACTACAACAAGACCATCTACTACTACCAGTACGATGGATGTCCGGATGGTTGCTTCTTCCAGTTTGACATAAATCCTCATTTCAAGCATCGCGGAAAAGATGATTGGAGGAATGTCATTGATGCTCGATGGGTTGACATGCAGACTGGACTGTTTATCGATATCACTGCAGTGAGATATGATCCTGGTCATGAAAGGGGTGAGGGCGTCATGTACGACAAACACGATCACGAGTTCAAG GACAAGTACATTTTCCCTCTTCTCGATACTACCTTTGAGGGTGTGCCCGCCAAGATCCCTTATCGGTATAAGGAGATGCTCACTTCAGAATATGGCCTTGCGGCAGTGTCAGATACTGACTATAACGG GTACCGATTCGACACCCAGAGAATGCAGTGGCTTCCCATTAACTGA
- a CDS encoding hypothetical protein (BUSCO:43302at5125): protein MNLNKAARVILFGAPGVGKGTQSERLLSRFPQLNQISTGDLLRRNVKDRTPLGIKVENTMKAGGLVADDLILRLISNEFYTRGWLAKNGSNVMTLSSEATALEQHSFNNNAGVESFINAAPFLDGHRPSAASDDPSASFILDGFPRTASQAGPLDKLIPINLVVSLKTPVSVILERILGRWVHEPSGRVYNTSFNAPKVHGMDDITGEPLIQRPDDSEEVYRARYKKFQETSEPVLNHYAQKGVLVEIEGMSSDEISPKLFAEFERRFV, encoded by the exons ATGAACCTGAACAAGGCCGCTCGAGTCATCCTCTTTGGTGCCCCTGGTGTTGGCAAAGGAACACAGAGCGAGCGCTTGCTCTCGCGCTTCCCTCAACTCAATCAAATCAGTACCGGAGATCTTCTTCGTCGAAATGTTAAGGATAGAACACCACTCG GCATCAAGGTCGAGAATACCATGAAGGCTGGTGGCCTCGTGGCTGACGATTTAATCCTACGACTTATTTCCAACGAATTTTATACTCGCGGTTGGCTTGCCAAGAATGGCTCTAATGTTATGACCCTTTCATCCGAAGCCACAGCACTCGAACAACATTCTTTCAACAACAATGCTGGTGTCGAATCTTTCATCAACGCCGCGCCTTTCCTTGACGGGCACAGACCATCTGCTGCCTCCGACGACCCCTCAGCTTCTTTTATCCTCGACGGCTTCCCTCGAACAGCATCCCAGGCTGGTCCCCTTGACAAACTTATTCCCATCAACCTGGTCGTCTCACTCAAGACACCTGTGTCCGTTATCCTGGAGCGTATTCTCGGACGTTGGGTCCATGAACCTTCTGGCCGTGTCTACAACACCAGCTTCAATGCGCCCAAGGTCCACGGAATGGATGACATCACCGGCGAACCCTTGATTCAACGCCCCGATGACTCCGAGGAAGTTTACCGCGCCCGATACAAAAAGTTCCAAGAGACCAGCGAGCCTGTCCTGAACCACTACGCTCAAAAGGGCGTTCTGGTCGAAATCGAGGGCATGAGCAGCGACGAGATCAGCCCAAAGCTATTTGCCGAGTTTGAAAGACGCTTCGTctaa
- a CDS encoding hypothetical protein (BUSCO:51307at5125) → MADKEPTPAETAAATAKEAEEQAALPYKWTQTIAELNVTFDVPGNLKSRDLVITIKKMSLQAGIKGQDPIIQGDLPHAVHVDDSTWTLSTNSDGTKTVEIHLDKVNKMEWWPHVVTSAPKIDVTKIQPDNSKLSDLDGETRGMVEKMMFDQQQKEKGLPSSDEQNKADILKKFQEQHPEMDFSKAKIQ, encoded by the exons ATGGCTGATAAAG AACCTACACCTGCCGAGACCGCTGCCGCTACGGCCAAGGAGGCCGAGGAGCAGGCTGCTCTTCCCTACAAGTGGACTCAGACCATCGCCGAGCTCAACGTCACCTTTGACGTGCCCGGAAACCTCAAATCGAGGGATCTCGTCATTACTATCAAGAAGATGAGCTTACAGGCGGGTATCAAGGGTCAGGATCCAATCATCCAG GGCGATCTTCCTCACGCCGTCCACGTTGATGATTCCACCTGGACTCTCAGCACCAACTCAGATGGCACCAAGACCGTCGAGATCCATCTCGACAAGGTCAACAAGATGGAATGGTGGCCTCACGTTGTCACTTCTGCCCCCAAGATCGATGTGACCAAGATCCAGCCCGACAACTCCAAGCTGTCCGATCTCGACGGCGAGACCCGCGGCATGGTTGAGAAGATGATGTTTGACCAACAGCAGAAGGAGAAGGGTCTGCCTAGCTCTGACGAGCAGAACAAGGCGGATATTCTCAAGAAATTCCAGGAGCAGCACCCCGAGATGGACTTTAGCAAGGCCAAGATTCAGTGA
- a CDS encoding hypothetical protein (BUSCO:28704at5125), giving the protein MATGQQGRDERLQQRLRGAQRTNIQDESFNLDFNLDLAGLNIASSTPAAPKPTLLPSSANTSAKRRRLDNEPPPSASAQRSARRRSPRIRSDDPYELPDTSKESDAQDISPEVVDVGESVDGAAEEREVELESEMEPESEAEPELPSPEQSIEPPEENEAEIELPVLPNENASTSPDTQPSSQRTQENDQSPDAPQPIQIDAVSSTTQLRAALADEDDAPASSSPLVSKLRRSGGHSMSRSRISQGRASRATEISLDDEELLPERPDQAPADDELSEDNQIEDEPADITMEPAEEEELQEQESEGSEEPEEPEEPEEPEEEPEEERNTQEEEDAVAEAISAVEAAKAIGRKRPRRSLPSQSHEAEPEEPTEEEPAPKRRRGQSSRSPATQKQPAAKAKDKASTKSRTGPKPLPKQVRKTKEAEKARRVSDGSAIEITVQRFVNVKKYGKDDDEEDQLAGDVPFIMNGETVVDVFSQVCFEVIDGVVAKLYDTLGSTEEKEKKKECRIKILALEAYKEELTSRLLQQAIHLNDLHTLRKRVRIIQREKLSLREEILRLKAEREQVALKMDAVRIKHEEDTKESKYRLDTSAIMHDIDMAVERGRDAPELSRAQEKKADLANLELLVARITDEASSASSAGGLLQQVKNFNAFLERAAIALETKGR; this is encoded by the exons ATGGCCACAG GCCAGCAGGGCCGCGATGAGCGGCTACAACAACGTCTTCGAGGTGCTCA ACGCACGAATATTCAGGACGAATCCTTCAATCTCGACTTTAACCTCGATCTTGCAGGCCTTAACATAGCCAGCTCGACGCCTGCCGCTCCCAAACCAACGCTGCTACCCTCATCAGCCAATACTTCTGCtaagagaagaagattggATAATGAGCCGCCACCATCTGCGTCGGCGCAGAGAAGCGCGCGAAGACGATCGCCGAGAATAAGATCTGATGATCCCTACGAATTACCCGACACATCTAAGGAATCGGACGCGCAGGATATTTCACCAGAGGTTGTGGACGTTGGAGAGTCGGTTGACGGTGCGGCGGAGGAAAGGGAAGTCGAACTAGAGTCCGAGATGGAACCAGAATCAGAGGCAGAGCCCGAATTGCCTAGTCCAGAACAATCCATTGAACCCCCAGAAGAGAACGAAGCCGAGATCGAATTGCCAGTCCTGCCGAACGAGAATGCCTCTACATCACCAGATACTCAACCATCAAGTCAGAGGACTCAAGAAAATGACCAAAGTCCTGATGCGCCGCAGCCTATACAAATCGACGCCGTATCATCGACAACACAATTACGTGCTGCGCTCgcggacgaggatgatgcgCCAGCCTCCTCGTCACCACTGGTCAGCAAACTGCGTCGGAGTGGGGGCCATTCCATGTCTCGATCGAGAATATCCCAAGGACGAGCTTCGAGAGCTACAGAAATAAGTCTagacgatgaggagcttTTGCCAGAACGACCAGATCAAGCTCCTGCGGACGACGAACTTTCCGAAGACAACCAAATAGAGGATGAGCCAGCCGATATCACAATGGAGCcggctgaggaggaggaacttCAGGAACAGGAATCTGAAGGGTCGGAAGAACCAGAAGAACCGGAAGAACCAGAAGAACCAGAAGAAGAACCCGAGGAGGAAAGGAATAcacaagaagaggaagacgctGTCGCAGAGGCAATCAGTGCGGTCGAGGCAGCCAAAGCTATTGGCAGAAAACGTCCCCGAAGAAGTCTACCATCTCAATCGCATGAAGCAGAGCCTGAAGAACCGACTGAAGAGGAGCCAGCACCAaaacgacgacgaggacaATCTTCGAGAAGCCCAGCGACACAAAAGCAACCAgcagccaaagccaaagacaAAGCCAGTACAAAATCGAGAACAGGACCAAAGCCACTTCCGAAACAGGTACGCAAAACGAAAGAAGCCGAGAAAGCCCGACGAGTCAGTGATGGCTCAGCTATCGAGATTACGGTGCAGCGTTTCGTCAATGTTAAAAAATATggcaaagacgatgatgaggaggaccAACTCGCAGGGGACGTACCGTTCATAATGAATGGAGAAACAGTGGTAGACgtcttttcgcaggtttgcTTCGAGGTAATTGATGGGGTAGTCGCAAAGCTCTACGATACACTGGGCAGCAcagaagagaaggagaagaaaaaagaatgcAGGATAAAAATACTGGCACTCGAGGCGTATAAAGAAGAGCTCACGTCTCGATTGCTTCAGCAG GCGATTCATCTAAATGACTTGCACACCCTTAGAAAACGAGTCCGAATCATACAGCGCGAGAAGCTCTCTTTGCGAGAAGAGATATTACGTCTCAAGGCAGAAAGAGAGCAAGTTGCTCTAAAGATGGATGCAGTGCGTATCAAGCATGAAGAGGACACCAAGGAGTCAAAG TATCGACTCGATACCTCAGCTATAATGCACGATATAGACATGGCGGTTGAAAGGGGACGGGACGCCCCTGAACTTTCGCGTGCCCAGGAGAAAAAAGCCGATCTGGCTAACCTAGAACTTCTTGTGGCGCGCATAACCGATGAAGCCAGCTCAGCGAGCTCCGCAGGCGGATTGCTTCAACAAGTAAAAAACTTCAATGCTTTCCTCGAACGCGCAGCGATTGCGCTAGAAACAAAAGGCAGATGA
- a CDS encoding hypothetical protein (BUSCO:40756at5125) has protein sequence MSRAGVSIRHATDLNAPPPPDQDETCPVCKTTRYFNRDMEFRINPECYHRMCKTCVERIFKDGPNQCPYAGCHKTLRLRGFKTAFFADLTVEREVDIRRRVAAVFNRTEEEFETLDDYNEYLEMVECLTSDLVYGNDEQKRKAEAQLSEWEAKHKADIERNRRLARESDAARQQRIAAEEAEARQRRLMERQEELEEKANAKRFREEMLDSLQSAETGRATEAMDKIMLKKRGQNKRDAAFGAAGIGSGLSIRGLREKKGPVVDNKPYDPYGGVRVMPDRVDLAPEKLATYSNEWVEITRTKESFKAGGYSPDEFLTRALFEAFSGLGVFVDEEKIEKSVATVVAKEAAATGETGGTMDVDPF, from the coding sequence ATGTCTCGCGCCGGCGTCTCAATACGCCATGCCACAGACCTCAACGCGCCTCCACCGCCCGACCAAGACGAGACATGTCCCGTGTGCAAGACAACCCGCTATTTTAACCGCGACATGGAGTTTCGCATCAACCCCGAATGCTACCACCGCATGTGCAAAACCTGCGTCGAGCGAATCTTCAAAGACGGTCCCAATCAATGTCCCTATGCGGGCTGTCACAAGACGCTGCGTCTGCGCGGCTTCAAGACTGCATTTTTTGCCGATTTGACCGTCGAGCGGGAAGTCGATATCCGAAGACGAGTCGCAGCCGTGTTTAACAGGACGGAAGAGGAATTCGAGACGTTGGATGATTACAATGAGTATCTTGAGATGGTCGAGTGTTTGACCAGCGATCTCGTCTACGGCAACGATGAACAAAAGCGAAAGGCCGAAGCGCAACTCTCGGAATGGGAAGCGAAGCACAAAGCAGACATTGAGCGCAATAGACGATTGGCGCGTGAATCAGACGCCGCTCGTCAACAACGCATCGCAGCAGAGGAAGCAGAAGCGCGCCAGCGTCGACTGATGGAACGACAAGAGGAACTGGAAGAAAAGGCCAACGCGAAGCGGTTCCGCGAAGAAATGCTCGATTCACTACAGAGTGCCGAAACAGGTCGCGCGACGGAAGCGATGGATAAGATCATGCTTAAGAAGAGAGGTCAAAACAAGCGCGATGCTGCATTTGGAGCAGCTGGCATCGGAAGCGGTCTCTCGATCCGTGGGCTGCGTGAGAAGAAGGGTCCTGTGGTGGATAACAAACCATACGATCCCTACGGTGGCGTGCGCGTGATGCCAGATCGTGTCGACCTTGCGCCTGAGAAACTAGCGACATATTCCAACGAGTGGGTTGAGATTACAAGGACAAAGGAATCTTTCAAGGCTGGTGGATATAGTCCTGATGAGTTTCTCACGAGGGCTTTGTTCGAGGCCTTTTCGGGACTGGGAGTatttgttgatgaagaaaagaTTGAGAAGAGTGTTGCTACGGTGGTAGCAAAAGAGGCTGCGGCGACAGGTGAAACAGGTGGTACAATGGACGTTGATCCTTTTTAA
- a CDS encoding hypothetical protein (BUSCO:24563at5125) — protein MSSSFEKSVKGATKIKNAPPKTKYIEHILVATHSGEAGVAEVFRALTYRLRDSTWTIVFKSLITVHLMIREGSPDVTLAFLSTHRNVLAISSFTDAQIQGRNIRHYAHYLAERARAYEKTKTDWVRASESRLEKLSVEKGLLRETEIVQHQLEALLKCDVMENEPENEITITVFRLLVLDLLALFQVLNQGLISILGNFFEMSKVDAERAMAIYRKFTKQTDYVVQYLGVARQHEHHTRVEVPKLKHAPVNLGRQLEEYLHDPDFEVHRRQYLAEQDVKKIGGGSSSKQGGLGKKKSSDFPAPASNNPFPKVGSSSTGNNAPQSKPQANKGPDPDLIDFFDSIEQNQTTMNVNPQQPSPQAFQQQPTGMPFQQNGFAAQPTGYATNSPFQQPQQTGAFMQPQPQIQLQTDFTGAGFGGFTPQPQGFQPNSLSPIPQDTMANFPNAAPQIQQPAQTGQPQGLQPMQTGSTNPFRQSMLMAQQSGLPSSATTPNVNRQSTNPFARSSPQQNTSPFSQNSNSAFQAPPQPQQQPAPLQAAPTGTNPFARNSMLPPANQEQRPQTAGAALAPQPTGTTNPFRQGAFVNHATGQGWQANQQPIGGGLDQVPTVPVFPRPANQVPWQQ, from the exons ATGTCGAGCTCCTTCGAAAAGTCCGTCAAGGGCGCAACAAAGATCAAG AATGCTCCTCCAAAGACGAAATATATCGAGCATATTCTTGTTGCTACCCATTCCGGCGAAGCTGGCGTCGCTGAGGTCTTTCGCGCACTCACATACCGACTTCGCGATTCAACATGGACCATCGTCTTCAAAAGTCTCATTACGGTGCACCTAATGATAAGAGAGGGATCCCCCGACGTGACGCTCGCCTTTCTCTCCACACACCGCAATGTATTGGCAATAAGCAGCTTTACGGATG CACAAATCCAAGGACGAAATATTCGACATTATGCTCACTACCTAGCCGAGCGAGCCCGCGCATacgaaaagacaaagactgaCTGGGTTCGCGCCTCCGAGTCGAGACTTGAGAAGCTTTCGGTTGAGAAGGGCTTATTACGAGAGACCGAGATTGTGCAACACCAGCTCGAAGCCTTGTTAAAATGCGAC GTGATGGAGAACGAGCCCGAGAACGAAATCACGATAACTGTTTTCAGACTCCTTGTCTTGGATCTTTTGGCGCTATTCCAAGTTCTTAACCAAGGACTGATTAGTATTCTTG GTAACTTCTTTGAAATGTCAAAGGTGGACGCAGAGCGTGCTATGGCCATTTATCGAAAGTTCACCAAGCAGACCGATTACGTCGTCCAATATCTCGGTGTAGCGCGACAGCACGAACATCACACCAGAGTCGAGGTCCCCAAGCTCAAGCACGCTCCTGTTAATCTCGGCCGTCAGCTGGAGGAATATCTCCATGATCCCGATTTTGAAGTACACCGTAGACAGTACCTCGCAGAGCAGGACGTGAAGAAGATCGGTGGTGGTTCAAGTTCAAAGCAAGGAGGTCtcggcaagaagaagagcagcgATTTCCCAGCGCCAGCATCCAACAACCCCTTTCCCAAGGTTGGGAGCTCCTCGACTGGCAACAATGCGCCTCAATCCAAGCCTCAAGCCAACAAGGGTCCTGATCCGGATCTGATCGACTTTTTCGACTCGATCGAACAGAACCAGACGACTATGAACGTGAACCCTCAACAACCTTCACCACAAGCTTTCCAGCAGCAGCCGACTGGCATGCCGTTCCAACAAAATGGCTTTGCCGCCCAACCTACTGGTTATGCGACCAACAGTCCATTCCAACAGCCGCAGCAAACCGGCGCATTCATGCAACCGCAACCTCAAATTCAACTTCAAACAGATTTTACCGGAGCTGGCTTCGGAGGATTTACTCCTCAGCCACAGGGATTCCAGCCAAACTCACTATCTCCAATTCCCCAAGACACAATGGCCAATTTCCCTAACGCTGCTCCTCAAATCCAACAGCCTGCTCAAACTGGACAACCCCAAGGACTTCAACCTATGCAGACAGGAAGCACCAATCCTTTCCGTCAATCTATGCTCATGGCCCAACAGTCAGGCCTGCCATCATCCGCTACAACACCAAATGTTAACCGCCAGTCTACAAACCCTTTCGCCCGATCATCACCGCAGCAGAATACATCTCCTTTCTCTCAAAATTCGAACTCGGCTTTCCAAGCACCACCACAACCGCAGCAACAACCAGCTCCCCTGCAGGCCGCACCAACCGGCACAAACCCTTTCGCTCGCAACTCTATGCTACCACCAGCAAATCAGGAGCAACGACCACAGACAGCTGGTGCTGCTCTCGCTCCTCAGCCTACTGGCACCACCAATCCCTTCCGACAAGGCGCCTTTGTTAACCACGCTACCGGTCAGGGATGGCAAGCTAACCAGCAACCGATTGGAGGTGGCCTCGACCAAGTCCCAACAGTCCCCGTATTCCCGCGTCCAGCAAACCAAGTCCCGTGGCAACAATAG
- a CDS encoding hypothetical protein (SECRETED:SignalP(1-18)) gives MRLAFIFAAIGAAGVTIATDDSDSRYSSCWADRGYLSPDALIAGNILAQNNTFEKGTFLAKKDCIYHRHQSTMVSLCNGNARNRTVNRGEVRRGIDQLIKDCNIDEAGFSGIHVVNNLTFAAFGVNGGKNIKVPAGANPPDIPSGKKQAGPDGKRFVPAPFIRSRYRPRVPKSSTGNALQARQGIDPCATMGYDGVYKENCHKKEGHVIVDGVCPSPIYRHDCWSYCEQRRAGYLGLESRPEGQEGTQNLPAIKAVLSENTEYSNSHGFSIGVEGVFKEMFGAGVNYDFSTSVTYGKTVQQDSEEINDKDYWRWVYFPKWIETCGIASRYDFAPGPPNPNGGQSTPKCGDNVEETVENTCAFSPEIDSRTNQPIVFWAVRYEDKGGNPLPIDKQHKSYQKLCSSDPDGDSEQECAVEGEE, from the exons ATGCGTCTCGCATTTATCTTCGCCGCCATTGGTGCTGCGGGTGTCACTATTGCCACGGATGACAGTGACTCGCGGTACTCATCCTGCTGGGCTGATCGTGG CTATCTAAGCCCAGACGCTCTTATTGCAGGCAATATTCTTGCACAGAATAATACCTTTGAAAAAGGTACCTTTCTTGCCAAGAAGGATTGCATTTACCATCGTCACCAGTCAACCATGGTATCTCTGTGCAATGGTAACGCCCGTAACCGTACAGTGAACCGTGGTGAGGTCCGACGCGGTATTGACCAGCTTATCAAGGACTGCAATATCGACGAGGCCGGCTTCAGCGGCATCCACGTGGTTAATAATCTGACCTTTGCTGCATTCGGCGTCAACGGAGGCAAGAACATCAAAGTCCCTGCGGGCGCTAACCCTCCAGATATTCCGAGTGGCAAGAAGCAGGCCGGGCCCGATGGGAAGAGGTTTGTGCCGGCGCCTTTCATCCGCAGCCGCTACAGGCCGAGGGTCCCAAAGTCGTCGACTGGAAACGCGCTGCAGGCTCGTCAGGGGATCGACCCATGCGCAACCATGGGCTACGATGGCGTTTACAAGGAAAACTGCCATAAGAAGGAAGGTCATGTAATCGTTGATGGGGTCTGCCCCTCGCCCATCTACCGTCATGATTGCTGGTCCTATTGCGAACAGCGCCGCGCCGGTTATCTCGGTCTCGAGTCTCGTCCGGAGGGTCAGGAGGGCACACAGAATTTGCCAGCCATCAAGGCTGTCCTTTCCGAAAACACTGAATACTCAAACAGTCACGGCTTCTCTATCGGTGTCGAAGGGGTTTTTAAGGAAATGTTTGGCGCTGGTGTGAATTACGACT TTTCCACCTCTGTCACGTATGGTAAGACTGTACAACAGGATTCCGAGGAAATCAACGATAAAGATTATTGGAGATGGGTATACTTCCCCAAATGGATTGAGACGTGCGGTATCGCATCGCGCTATGACTTTGCCCCTGGCCCCCCTAATCCGAACGGTGGACAGTCTACTCCAAAGTGTGGCGACAATGTCGAGGAGACCGTAGAGAACACATGCGCCTTCTCACCTGAAATTGACTCGAGGACGAATCAACCGATTGTATTTTGGGCCGTCC GCTATGAAGACAAGGGCGGAAATCCCCTTCCAATTGACAAACAGCATAAAAGCTATCAAAAGCTCTGCAGTTCAGACCCCGATGGTGATAGTGAACAGGAGTGTGCTGTTGAGGGCGAGGAGTGA